In Thermosynechococcus sichuanensis E542, a single genomic region encodes these proteins:
- the rsmI gene encoding 16S rRNA (cytidine(1402)-2'-O)-methyltransferase, translated as MGIGQLWVVGTPIGNLEDMSARALRILKEVDLIAAEDTRHTGRLLQHFSIVTPQISLHEHNTQQRVPQLLQRLEAGQQIALVSDAGLPGVSDPGYELITACIAAAIPVTPIPGANAALTALMASGLPMNRFCFEGFLPTKGRDRQQRLAALQQETRTILLYEAPHRLLQTVTELCEILGSDRPLVLARELTKRHEEFWRGTLGTACTYLQEHPPRGEYTLVLGGAPEHSVAVNPDHLAEELAVLLSQGLSLTQASRQLAELTGLSRRDIYQLGLQLKQASP; from the coding sequence ATGGGCATCGGACAATTGTGGGTGGTAGGTACCCCCATTGGTAACCTGGAGGACATGAGCGCTCGTGCTCTGCGCATTCTCAAGGAGGTCGATCTGATTGCTGCCGAGGATACGCGCCACACTGGTCGCCTCTTACAGCACTTCAGCATTGTCACACCACAAATTAGCCTCCATGAGCACAATACCCAACAGCGCGTGCCCCAACTCCTGCAGCGTCTAGAGGCGGGTCAACAGATTGCCTTGGTTAGTGATGCGGGCTTACCGGGGGTGTCCGATCCCGGCTATGAATTAATTACCGCCTGTATTGCCGCTGCCATTCCGGTGACCCCGATTCCCGGTGCGAATGCTGCCCTAACCGCCCTCATGGCCTCTGGCTTACCCATGAATCGTTTTTGTTTCGAGGGGTTTTTACCGACCAAGGGGCGCGATCGCCAGCAGCGATTAGCAGCACTGCAACAGGAAACTCGCACCATTCTGCTCTATGAAGCCCCCCACCGCTTGCTACAAACGGTAACAGAGTTATGTGAAATCTTGGGGAGCGATCGCCCCCTCGTCCTTGCCCGCGAACTGACAAAGCGCCATGAAGAATTTTGGCGGGGAACCCTTGGCACTGCCTGCACTTATTTACAGGAGCATCCCCCCCGCGGCGAATACACCCTAGTTTTAGGCGGCGCTCCTGAACACTCGGTAGCTGTGAATCCCGATCATCTAGCTGAGGAATTAGCCGTGCTCCTCAGCCAAGGCCTCTCCCTCACCCAAGCCAGCCGTCAACTGGCTGAACTTACAGGGCTTTCACGGCGCGACATCTATCAACTGGGACTCCAACTTAAACAGGCATCCCCTTAA
- a CDS encoding CHAD domain-containing protein — METLGHIAYAAFEKYYRKISKHEPGVIRDRDVEAIHQMRVGLRRLRTALEVFCNTVRLPKGVSIQRVRAIAGSLSPVRDLDVMMLALKEQYYPHLPRPEQQQLAKLIKKLEKQRTELLQKALQLLRSDRYRKLQQGLEEWLAAPQYREIANLPTELIAPDILLPLVCQLLLHPGWQVAIEWQGDRPLFLAVSNPPQWLQNAGEDLHDLRKQTKRVRYQMELFSSVYGDAFSEQVDAFAQLQELLGTLHDGVVLHEFFRTQLGLNLRQASPCLAEMIALEQTRQWQIWRSLQQEYLSPEKRHQVRSLLLMPPMTMNANGNLSHQIVSSAN, encoded by the coding sequence ATGGAAACCCTAGGGCATATCGCGTACGCTGCTTTTGAAAAGTACTACCGCAAAATTAGCAAACATGAACCGGGAGTGATTCGCGATCGCGACGTTGAGGCGATTCACCAAATGCGGGTGGGCTTGCGCCGTCTGCGCACGGCTCTGGAGGTGTTTTGTAATACGGTGCGTTTGCCGAAGGGGGTTTCGATTCAGCGGGTACGGGCGATCGCGGGCAGCCTTAGTCCCGTGCGCGATTTGGATGTGATGATGCTAGCGCTCAAAGAACAGTATTACCCTCACCTACCTCGCCCTGAGCAACAACAACTAGCAAAACTCATCAAAAAACTCGAAAAACAACGCACAGAACTGCTGCAAAAAGCCCTCCAATTGCTGCGGAGCGATCGCTATCGCAAATTGCAACAGGGGCTAGAAGAATGGCTAGCGGCTCCTCAATATCGTGAGATTGCTAACTTACCGACGGAACTGATTGCGCCAGATATTTTATTGCCCTTGGTGTGTCAACTTCTGCTACATCCGGGCTGGCAAGTGGCCATTGAATGGCAGGGCGATCGCCCCCTCTTCCTTGCGGTCAGCAACCCACCCCAGTGGCTGCAAAATGCCGGTGAAGATCTCCACGATTTGCGCAAGCAAACAAAGCGGGTACGCTACCAAATGGAACTCTTCAGCAGTGTCTATGGTGATGCCTTCAGTGAGCAGGTGGATGCCTTTGCCCAGTTGCAGGAACTCCTAGGTACTCTTCACGACGGCGTTGTCCTCCATGAGTTTTTCCGTACCCAACTCGGACTCAATCTTCGCCAAGCCTCTCCTTGCCTTGCAGAAATGATTGCGCTTGAGCAAACACGCCAGTGGCAAATTTGGCGCAGCCTTCAGCAGGAATACCTCAGCCCGGAAAAACGCCATCAAGTACGCTCTCTGCTCCTGATGCCACCGATGACAATGAATGCTAACGGGAACCTTAGTCATCAGATCGTCTCCTCTGCTAACTGA
- a CDS encoding RNA recognition motif domain-containing protein has protein sequence MSVRLYVGNLPRELSREELEALFHQEVGEVGTTKLITDRKTGKCRGFGFVTVESEEVADQVIEKLNGYTFKDNPLKIEKANDKPKSEAKEKEEAAAEKTTASNRSNNRKNNKNNGRRTQANSAPIEHSSMDAEAAEPDPRWADALAQLKERLLAQSSNA, from the coding sequence ATGTCTGTGCGTTTATATGTGGGCAATCTGCCGCGTGAACTGAGCCGCGAAGAGCTAGAAGCCCTATTTCATCAAGAAGTGGGGGAAGTGGGTACCACCAAACTGATTACCGATCGCAAGACGGGTAAGTGCCGCGGGTTTGGCTTTGTCACCGTTGAATCTGAAGAAGTGGCGGATCAGGTGATTGAGAAACTCAACGGCTACACCTTTAAGGACAATCCCCTCAAGATTGAAAAGGCCAACGACAAGCCCAAGTCTGAAGCTAAAGAAAAAGAAGAAGCAGCAGCGGAAAAAACCACTGCCAGCAACCGCAGCAACAATCGTAAAAACAATAAAAATAATGGACGACGTACCCAAGCCAATTCGGCGCCGATTGAACACAGCTCCATGGATGCGGAAGCTGCTGAACCAGATCCCCGCTGGGCAGATGCTTTAGCACAGCTCAAGGAACGGCTCCTCGCTCAAAGCAGTAACGCTTAA
- a CDS encoding ferredoxin-thioredoxin reductase variable chain, with protein sequence MSVMEQQALSVGLRVRVKTSTIVYHHPDHRNEPFDIQGMEGEIFAILSDWQGRPISPNYPIQVRFGPKFIAHLHPDELEVI encoded by the coding sequence ATGAGCGTCATGGAGCAACAAGCCTTAAGTGTCGGTCTGCGGGTGCGCGTCAAGACCTCCACCATTGTCTATCACCATCCCGATCACCGTAACGAACCCTTTGACATTCAGGGCATGGAGGGGGAGATTTTCGCCATTCTCAGCGACTGGCAAGGCCGTCCCATTAGCCCCAACTACCCAATTCAGGTGCGCTTTGGTCCCAAGTTCATTGCCCATTTGCACCCCGACGAGCTGGAAGTGATTTAG
- the cofG gene encoding 7,8-didemethyl-8-hydroxy-5-deazariboflavin synthase subunit CofG: MSDRTITYSPAFTLVPTYECFNRCTYCNFRQDIGTRGWLSLEAAAQQLAELNPQQVREILILSGEVAPNSPQRSQWLERLYNLAALALNQGFLPHTNAGPLSRAEMAYLKQVNVSMGLMLEQLTPKLLQSVHRHAPSKDPQLRLHQLEQAGELGIPFTTGLLLGIGEAPQDWAETLTAIAECHRRWGHIQEVILQPHSPGQQQEAALPPFDLRQLPNVVRLARSLLPAEITIQIPANLVTDAEVLQACLEAGARDLGGIVPLDHVNPDYPHRDVAALREQLQAWGWELVPRLPVYPQFVDWLPPPLRGCLFKLESQLIDVAP, from the coding sequence ATGAGCGATCGCACCATCACCTATAGTCCCGCTTTTACCCTTGTGCCCACGTACGAGTGCTTTAATCGCTGTACCTACTGCAACTTCCGTCAGGATATTGGCACGAGGGGTTGGCTGAGTTTAGAGGCGGCGGCTCAACAGTTGGCAGAGCTTAATCCGCAACAGGTACGCGAAATTCTCATTCTCAGTGGTGAAGTTGCCCCCAACAGTCCCCAGCGTTCCCAATGGTTAGAGCGTCTCTACAATCTAGCCGCCCTAGCGTTGAATCAGGGATTTTTGCCCCACACTAATGCGGGACCCCTGAGTCGAGCAGAAATGGCCTACCTTAAGCAAGTAAATGTCTCGATGGGACTAATGCTCGAGCAATTAACACCGAAGTTGTTGCAAAGCGTCCATCGCCATGCCCCCAGCAAAGATCCCCAACTTCGTTTACACCAACTGGAGCAAGCTGGGGAACTGGGCATTCCCTTCACCACAGGACTGCTCTTGGGGATTGGTGAAGCACCGCAGGATTGGGCAGAAACTCTCACGGCCATTGCTGAGTGTCATCGGCGGTGGGGACATATTCAGGAGGTGATTTTACAGCCCCACAGTCCCGGCCAGCAACAGGAGGCAGCGTTGCCTCCCTTTGATCTGAGGCAATTACCGAACGTGGTACGGTTAGCGCGATCGCTCTTGCCCGCGGAGATTACCATTCAAATTCCGGCAAATCTCGTCACAGATGCAGAGGTCTTGCAGGCGTGCCTAGAAGCGGGTGCTCGCGACTTGGGGGGCATCGTCCCCTTGGATCATGTTAATCCAGACTATCCCCATAGGGATGTAGCAGCGTTAAGGGAACAATTACAGGCTTGGGGGTGGGAGTTAGTGCCACGCCTGCCGGTCTATCCCCAGTTTGTGGATTGGCTGCCGCCACCCTTAAGGGGATGCCTGTTTAAGTTGGAGTCCCAGTTGATAGATGTCGCGCCGTGA
- the cbiT gene encoding precorrin-6Y C5,15-methyltransferase subunit CbiT, protein MAADPWPFVTPGIPDDLFERLPGIPLTQRETRLLMLSYLRLEPDSCLWDVGAGTGTIAVEAARLAKRGQVIAIERDEEVVDLIQRNCDRFGVKNVQIVAGSAPDCFPQLHPTPQRICLEGGRPIKEVLLQAWEYLAPGGRLVAIASSLENLYALSEGFATVQARSLEVVQSVINRLETRGGHQIFAAVEPIFILSGEKIS, encoded by the coding sequence ATGGCGGCGGATCCCTGGCCATTTGTGACTCCGGGTATCCCCGATGACCTTTTTGAGCGACTACCAGGTATTCCCCTCACCCAACGGGAAACGCGGTTATTGATGCTCTCCTATCTGCGGCTTGAGCCAGACTCCTGCCTTTGGGATGTGGGAGCAGGGACGGGTACGATTGCTGTTGAGGCAGCACGCTTAGCAAAGCGGGGACAGGTGATTGCGATTGAACGGGACGAGGAAGTGGTTGATCTGATCCAGCGCAATTGCGATCGCTTTGGCGTTAAGAATGTACAGATTGTTGCTGGTTCTGCCCCAGACTGCTTCCCTCAGTTACACCCCACACCGCAGCGCATTTGTCTTGAAGGGGGTCGCCCAATTAAGGAAGTTTTGCTCCAAGCATGGGAGTATCTTGCCCCCGGTGGCCGCTTGGTGGCGATCGCCAGCAGTTTAGAAAATCTCTATGCCCTCTCTGAGGGTTTCGCGACAGTACAAGCCCGCAGCTTAGAAGTGGTGCAATCGGTCATCAACCGTCTGGAAACGCGGGGTGGCCACCAAATTTTTGCAGCGGTGGAACCCATCTTCATTCTCAGTGGCGAAAAAATTTCCTGA